GGCACGCTCGATCGTCCAGGCCACGGGCGCGAGCCGCGTCGGCGCGATCGAGGACCTCGAGGAGAGCGACCTCGGTGAAGCCGAGCAGGTCCGCGTCGAGTCGTTCGGCGAGGACGAGCTCGCGTTCGTCGAGGGCGGCGCGGCCACGGAGACGGTCACGGTGTTCGCCCGCGGCGGCACCGACCACGTCACCGACGAGCTCGAGCGCGCGCTCCACGACGGGCTCGACGTCGTGACGGCCGCGCTCGACGAGGGCGGCGTGGTGCCCGGCGGCGGCGCGAGCGAGGTCGCCATCGCGGCCCACGTCCGCGATCAGACCGCGAGCATCGAGGGTCGTCGCCAGCTCGCCGTCGAGGCGTTCGCCGACGCGATCGACGTCCTGCCGCGCACGCTCGCGGAGAACACCGGGATGGACCCGATCGACGCCTTGGTGGATCTCCGCTCGCTCCACGACAGCGAGGGCCGCGCGGGTCTCATCAGCGAGGGCCAGACCGGCCGGGCCGACGATCCGGTCGAGGCCGGCGTGTTCGATCCGGCCGCGGTCAAACACGAGGCGATCGAGAGCGCTACCGAGGCCGCGACGATGATCGCCCGGATCGACGACGTCATCTCCGCCGACAACTGAGCAGAAGCCACCTCACACCACCCGATCGCTTTTTTCGACAGTCGGAGTCCGAGAGACCGTTCGACGGGAGGTCCACAGTATATACGCCGACTCCGCGAACGACACGATCATGAGCACGATCGCCGCGATCCGGATCCCGGCCGAGGAGTTCGCGCTCGCGGAGACGCTCTCGCGGGTGTCGGGCGTCGGGTTCGAGACCGTCCGTGTCGTCGCGCAGGACGACGACCGCGTGCTGCCGCTGGTCTGGGCGCAGACCAGCGACGAGGACGCGCTCGAACGCGCGCTCGCGGACGACCCCTCGGTCGAAAACGAGCAGTTACTGGCCGATCTCGCCGGCGAGCGGCTCTACCGGATGGACTGGGTGGCGAACATCGAGACCGTGGTGTACGCCCTGCTCGAACACGACGGCACCGTATTGAGCGCCTCGGGCCGGAAGGACGGCTGGCACCTCCGGATCCTGTTTCCCGATCGGAACTCGCTGTCGGCGACCCACGAGTTCGCCACCGACAACGGCGTGACCATCTCCCTGGAGCGCGTCACCGACCTGAACGAGGGCCGGGGGAGCCAGTTCTCGCTCACCGAACGCCAGCATCAGGCGCTGCTCGCGGCGTACGAACGGGGCTACTACGAGGTGCCCCAGGAAGTGACGATGGAGGAGCTCGCCGACGAGTTCGGCGTGAGCGCTCAAGCGGTTTCTCAGCGCCTCCACCGTGCGTATCGGAATCTCATCGAGAACGCGCTCGTGATCGGTCGGCCGACCGATACCGTCGAGGAGTAGGCTCGGTCGGCGGCGTCGGCCGCTCGGTCGCCCGTCGTCAGATGACGGACGCCGTCTGTTCGGACCCGGGCTTCAGCCATTGAAAATACAACCCTAGCTGACTCGAGCGTCCCGCTCTTTCCCTTTCTCATGAGCGACGAAGACGACGGCAAACTCGGCCTGCCGGGTGCGGTCTCGATCGGGCTCGGCGGAATGATCGGTGGCGGAGTCTTCTCCGTGCTCGGCCTCGTCGCGACCATCGCGGGCTCGGCGGCGTGGGCGGCGTTCACCGCAGCCAGCCTCGTCTCGATGTGTGCGGGCTACTCGTACCTCAAGCTGAACGAGCTGAGCGACAGCAAGGGCGGGTCGGTCACGATGTTCGAGTCGTTCGTGGGCAACTCGACGATCGCCGGGATGGTCGGTTGGACGCTCATCGTGGGCTACGTGGGCGCGATCGCGGTGTACGCCTTCGCGTTCGGGTCGTTCGCCGAGGCGCTGCTCGGCTTACAAACTGTGTTCGGGGTCCCGATCCGACCGTTCATCTCGGTGCTCGCGGTCGCCGGGTTCGTCGGGTTGAACGTGCTCGGCGCGAACGCCACCGGCACCTCCGAGGAGATCCTCGTCGCGCTCAAACTGATCATCCTGCTCGTCATCAGCGGGTGGGGCCTGTACTACGGTTACACCGTCGACAAGCTCGCGTTCGGGTTCTCGCGGATGACGAGCGTCTCGTTCGTGACGGCGATCGCGATCTCCTTCGTCTCCTTCCAGGGCTGGCAGCTGGTGATGTACGACCAAGAACAGATCAAAAACGCCGCGACGAACGTGCCGCGTGCGGTGTACATCTCGATCGTCGGGGCGATCATCGTCGACAGCATGATCGCGATCCTCGTGACGAGCCTCGTTCCCACCGAAACGATCGCCCAGCATCCCGAGATCGCGGTCGCGCGGGCGGTCGAGCCGTTCATCGGCCAGGTGGGATTCGTCGCGGTGGCGATCGCGGCGCTGTTCTCGACCGGGAGCGCGATCAACGGGACGCTGTTCAGCGCCGCCAACTTCGCCCAGGGGATGCTCTCCGATGGTCTGCTGCCCGAGGAGGTCGGCGACACTCAGGCGAGCGGAGCGTCGACGCGGATGGTCGTGATCCTCGGGGTCGCGGCGGCCGCGCTGACCGCCTACGGCAGCCTCAACGGGATCACCTCCTTCGGGTCGCTCGCGTTCATGGTGGTGTTCGGCACGATGAGCTACCTCGCCTTCCGCCACCGCGACGAGGGGGACATCACCGGCGTCGTCCCCGCGATCGGCGCTCTGGGAACGATCGTGTTCTTCCCACTCCTGCTCTGGCATCTCTACACCGACGAACCCGGCGTGTTCTCCGCGGTCGTCCTGCTCTCGGTCGCCGTGATCGCCGTCGAGCTGGTGTACTTCAAGCGCGACTCGATCGAGGACGGGTTCGAGACCGTCGAAGAGCAGGTGTAGGCGGTGGTTCCGTCGCCTCGATCCCGACCAACGGCGGCGGTTCTGGAGTCGTGGCCAAGGATTTTGGCGGCCGCGATCGGTCGACAGACATGAACCCGGTCGAACGGCTCGCGACGAACCTCCTCTCGGAGTCGCGGGCGTACGGCTACACGCTCTGCATCTGGGGCGGCGGGGAGATGCTCATCACTCAGTACGGCACGCCCGACCTCGTGGACATCGTGGTGTTCGTCGCGGGGGCGGTCGTGGGGTTCGGCGCGCTCGCGGCCATCGCGTTCAACGCGGCGTTCGCGGCCGCCGACGCCGACCACGAGTCGAGCCCGATGGTGGCGTCGATGGTTCACGTCGTCGCGACCCTCGGGAGCGTGCTGGCGAGCCACCTCGTCGCCGTGGTCGCGCTCGGCTACGGCATTCCTGCCGCCGTCGCGTTCGCGACGGTCGGATTCCAGGCGACGACCACGTACAATAGTCTCCTCCTCTTCGAGCAGGCGGCGGTGCGGCTGTTCGCCTGAGACGTTCCAGTGGGGCCACCCCGAGAAGTTCAGACCGTCGGCAGGTGCCAGTCGTACCGGAGCGCGACCAGTCTGAGGACGAAGACGAACGCCGCACAGCCCAGGGTCGCCCGACCGGCGGCGACGCCGATCACGGTGGCGAGCCAGAACGCCCCGCCGCCGAGCACCGCGGGCGTGGCGTAGAAGTCCTCGTGGAGCACCGCGGGAACCCGCCCCAGCAGGAGGTCGGCGATACTGCCGCCGCCGACGCCGGTGAGCGTCGCGAGCACCACCACCCCGAACGGCGAGAGCCCCGTTTCGATCCCGACGAGCGCGCCGGTGGCCGTGAAGGCCGCCAACCCCACGGCGTCGGGGAGCTGGACCGCCGCGTGATCGCGGAGCCGGCCGTCCATCGCCCGGGCGAGCACGACACCGATCCCGACCCCGGCGAGTGCAACGCTCACGTCCGCGGTCGTCCGGAGCGCGACGGGAACGCGGCCGGCGAGCACGTCCCGGAGGATGCCGCCGCCGAGCGCGGTCAGCATCCCGAGAACGCCGACGCCGAACAGGTCGAGGTCGGCGTTAGCGCCCTTGAGCGCGCCAACGACCGCGAACGCCACCAGCCCGATCGCGTTCATCGCGTCGAACGCACCGATCATCACTCGAACGCCAACTCGATCGGGTCGCCGACCCCGACGCCGAACGCGTCGTCGCCCCGTCCTCGATTCGCGGCGAGTTCGACGTTGCCGTGGCTTCCCACGGTGACGAGTCGCTCCCCGGCCGCGACATGTGCGTACGACCGTGCGACCGGCACGCGCTCACCATCGACCATGATCTGTTCGCCGAACTGCCCGTCCAGCATCTCACCTAGGACGTTCGTGATGGCGTTGCCGAACCCGTCGACCACGAGCACCTCGCCCGTGGCCCCGTCGGGTTCGTCAGCGGGTTCCGCGAATCGAAGACCCTCGTAGCCGTCGGCGGGCACGAACTCGTCGCACTCACCGAGGCGATCCGCGTCCGCCTCGTGAGCGCGGGCGGCCGCCGGCGCGAACACGTCCCGGCCGTGGAAGGTCGCGCTCTCGGGTTCGTCGACGACGATCTCGAACGGTTCGATCTCGTCCGTCGTGCCGTCGTCCGTCCCCGCCGCGTCGCTGGCGAGTCGCCTGGCAACGGGAGCCAGCACGCCGTTGTCCGGGCCCACGAGGACGTGCTCGCCCGCGCGGATCGCGAGCGCCGCCCGGTCGGTGCCGACGCCAGGATCGACCACCACGAGGTGGGTCGCTGGCGGGAAATAGGGGAGTACCTCACGGAGCCAGAACGCCGTCGTTCGGACGTCTTGGCGGGGGAAGTCGTGGGCGACGTCGACGAGCCGGGCGTCGGTATGCGAACAGAGCACCCCTTTCATCGCGGCGGGGTACGGCGAGCCGAAGTCCGAACTCAGGGTGATCACAGTTGGGAAGACGGTGTCGGGAGCGAAAATCGCTTGCTTTCGTCGTGATCGTCAGCGTTTTGACTGCCATCCATGAGCGATAGCCATGGTGTGGTCACTCCAGGGCGAGCGCCCGACGTACTGTCCTCGCTGTGGCGAAAAACTGGGCGAACGCGACCACGAGAACACAGCACGACCGTACTGCGCGGACTGTGCGTGTCCGTTTTACCGCAACCCGGCTCCGCTGGCGCGAGCAACGGTCATCGACGGTGATCGAGCGGTGTTGATCGAGCGTGGGAGGGCCGGTGACGTCGGTGCGTGGGCGCTGCCAGGCGGATATATCGATGGAAACGAGTCCCCACCGGAAGCCGCAGCACGGGAACTCGCCGAGGAAACGGGTCTCGTAGCGACGCCGGATGATCTCGAACTGATCGGCTGTGGGCATCTCGATTTCGACGACGCGTGCGAAGTCTCGTTCAATTTCGCCGTTCCGCGAGTCAGGACCGACGGAACGCCAGCAGCAGGCGACGACGCTGCCACAACGCGGTGGTTTTCCCGAGAGGAGCTGTCGGCCGATCCACCCGACCATCCCTCCCTCCGGGCGTCGGGTCCCGATCAGATACTTGCGGCTATCGAACGGTTCGGGGAACCGGAGTAGTCGTAGCTACGAGGAACGGTGGTTGCCGACTGAACACCGGTACGCAAAGAGCGCCATGTATCGCAGTCCGGTACAGCGAACCGAAATCCGGGCTCGGGTCGATCACCGGGTCAGTTACTCGGGGTCGGCCGTGGCGTCGGCACGGTACGAATCCGCACCGTCGGTGTCGCTCACGCGCTGGATGCGTTCGATCCCGTCGATCTCCCGCACGACGTCCACGACGGCGTCGGGGACGAGCGCCTCCCAGCCATCGTCGGCGATCATCCGTTCGCGGATCTCGGTTCCCTCTAACTTCTCGCGCTCGAACATCGGCGATTGGCGCACCTCGACGCCGGCCTCGGTGAACAGCTGCACCACCAGCGGGTTGTTCGAGTACGCGATCTCGAAGGTCGGTGACATGCTCCGAACGTGGGACACCCAGACCGCGTTCCGATCGAGGTCCTCGATCGGCACCGGGTAGATCACGAGATCGGCGTCTTCGAGCGCCTTGGTGAGCATCATGATGCGCTCGCCGGCGGTGAAGGGGTCGTGGCGGGTGTGCGAATCGTCGGCGCTGCCGATCCCGAGCACGAG
This portion of the Halococcus agarilyticus genome encodes:
- a CDS encoding nicotinamide-nucleotide adenylyltransferase codes for the protein MLRGFYIGRFQPYHDGHHRMVERIAGEVDELVLGIGSADDSHTRHDPFTAGERIMMLTKALEDADLVIYPVPIEDLDRNAVWVSHVRSMSPTFEIAYSNNPLVVQLFTEAGVEVRQSPMFEREKLEGTEIRERMIADDGWEALVPDAVVDVVREIDGIERIQRVSDTDGADSYRADATADPE
- a CDS encoding trimeric intracellular cation channel family protein; the protein is MIGAFDAMNAIGLVAFAVVGALKGANADLDLFGVGVLGMLTALGGGILRDVLAGRVPVALRTTADVSVALAGVGIGVVLARAMDGRLRDHAAVQLPDAVGLAAFTATGALVGIETGLSPFGVVVLATLTGVGGGSIADLLLGRVPAVLHEDFYATPAVLGGGAFWLATVIGVAAGRATLGCAAFVFVLRLVALRYDWHLPTV
- a CDS encoding helix-turn-helix domain-containing protein, with amino-acid sequence MSTIAAIRIPAEEFALAETLSRVSGVGFETVRVVAQDDDRVLPLVWAQTSDEDALERALADDPSVENEQLLADLAGERLYRMDWVANIETVVYALLEHDGTVLSASGRKDGWHLRILFPDRNSLSATHEFATDNGVTISLERVTDLNEGRGSQFSLTERQHQALLAAYERGYYEVPQEVTMEELADEFGVSAQAVSQRLHRAYRNLIENALVIGRPTDTVEE
- a CDS encoding NUDIX domain-containing protein, translating into MVWSLQGERPTYCPRCGEKLGERDHENTARPYCADCACPFYRNPAPLARATVIDGDRAVLIERGRAGDVGAWALPGGYIDGNESPPEAAARELAEETGLVATPDDLELIGCGHLDFDDACEVSFNFAVPRVRTDGTPAAGDDAATTRWFSREELSADPPDHPSLRASGPDQILAAIERFGEPE
- a CDS encoding APC family permease: MSDEDDGKLGLPGAVSIGLGGMIGGGVFSVLGLVATIAGSAAWAAFTAASLVSMCAGYSYLKLNELSDSKGGSVTMFESFVGNSTIAGMVGWTLIVGYVGAIAVYAFAFGSFAEALLGLQTVFGVPIRPFISVLAVAGFVGLNVLGANATGTSEEILVALKLIILLVISGWGLYYGYTVDKLAFGFSRMTSVSFVTAIAISFVSFQGWQLVMYDQEQIKNAATNVPRAVYISIVGAIIVDSMIAILVTSLVPTETIAQHPEIAVARAVEPFIGQVGFVAVAIAALFSTGSAINGTLFSAANFAQGMLSDGLLPEEVGDTQASGASTRMVVILGVAAAALTAYGSLNGITSFGSLAFMVVFGTMSYLAFRHRDEGDITGVVPAIGALGTIVFFPLLLWHLYTDEPGVFSAVVLLSVAVIAVELVYFKRDSIEDGFETVEEQV
- a CDS encoding SAM hydrolase/SAM-dependent halogenase family protein; this translates as MITLSSDFGSPYPAAMKGVLCSHTDARLVDVAHDFPRQDVRTTAFWLREVLPYFPPATHLVVVDPGVGTDRAALAIRAGEHVLVGPDNGVLAPVARRLASDAAGTDDGTTDEIEPFEIVVDEPESATFHGRDVFAPAAARAHEADADRLGECDEFVPADGYEGLRFAEPADEPDGATGEVLVVDGFGNAITNVLGEMLDGQFGEQIMVDGERVPVARSYAHVAAGERLVTVGSHGNVELAANRGRGDDAFGVGVGDPIELAFE